A single genomic interval of Anopheles marshallii chromosome 2, idAnoMarsDA_429_01, whole genome shotgun sequence harbors:
- the LOC128718608 gene encoding caspase-1-like: MPDARPSSAQTYEFSREPIPNTATFTSATHGNYYDLSKKAYVLVFHHCEFENHEYNRAGSSKDMRKIEEIIRYYRCDEPDINENCTKDKIIQKMNTISEKDFTEYSCLIVFIMSHGNEQDSIMAYDGNMYSLQSDIVEQCTMNRTLNDKPKIFVVQACRGDAKIVADATRSMSHKIDIVAFQSSYQGTVSFRTVEQGSFFMQAFLQLLHGNNQKSILDVNEQLNREFRANNILQTPTMTATLQKKLIFGQLLRQP; encoded by the exons ATGCCCGATGCCCGACCGTCGAG CGCACAAACCTATGAATTTAGCAGGGAACCAATTCCTAATACCGCCAC TTTTACATCCGCAACGCATGGCAATTATTACGACCTGTCCAAAAAAGCGTACGTGCTAGTATTTCATCATTGTGAATTCGAGAACCATGAGTATAACAGAGCAGGCAGTTCTAAGGACATGAGGAAAATCGAAGAGATCATCCGATACTACCGATGTGATGAGCCTGACATCAATGAAAACTGTACAAAAGACAAgattatacaaaaaatgaATACTA TATCGGAAAAAGATTTTACCGAGTACAGTTGCCTGATTGTGTTTATTATGAGTCACGGCAATGAGCAGGATTCGATTATGGCATATGATGGAAACATGTACTCATTGCAGAGTGATATTGTGGAGCAGTGCACTATGAACCGTACATTGAACGATAAGCCAAAGATATTCGTCGTGCAAGCTTGCCGGGGAGATGCGAAGATCGTGGCCGATGCAACGCGCTCAATGAGCCACAAGATCGACATAGTCGCCTTTCAAAGCTCCTATCAAG GGACGGTGTCATTTCGTACCGTAGAACAAGGAAGCTTCTTCATGCAAGCCTTTCTACAGTTGCTTCATGGAAACAACCAGAAAAGTATTCTCGACGTCAACGAACAACTAAACAGAGAGTTCAGAGCGAACAA CATTCTACAAACCCCAACAATGACGGCAACGCTGCAGAAAAAGTTGATATTTGGTCAATTGCTTCGACAGCCTTAG